Proteins co-encoded in one Aspergillus flavus chromosome 2, complete sequence genomic window:
- a CDS encoding bifunctional chorismate synthase/flavin reductase (unnamed protein product), whose translation MSTWGEYFKVTTYGESHCRSVGCIVDGCPPGMELTEADVQPQMTRRRPGQSALTTPRNEKDRVEIQSGTEFGVTLGTPIGMIVRNEDQRPKDYGGSTMDLYPRPSHADFTYLEKYGVKASSGGGRSSARETIGRVAAGAIAEKYLRLSHGVEIVSFVSSVGNEHLFPPTPEHPSPATNPEFLNLIENISRETVDSFVPTRCPNQEAAARMTKVIEQFRDNQDSIGGTVTCVIRNVPVGLGEPCFDKLEAKLAHAMLSIPATKGFEIGSGFGGCEVPGSIHNDPFVVSDVETRTGTETTTKQRLTTKTNNSGGIQGGISNGASIYFRVAFKPPATIGQAQTTASYGLEEGTLEAKGRHDPCVVPRAVPIVETMSALVMMDALMAQYARESAKNLLPPLPKTIPTHPTVKPGSA comes from the exons ATGTCGACTTGGGGTGAATACTTTAAGGTCACCAC CTACGGTGAATCCCACTGCCGCTCCGTCGGCTGCATCGTCGATGGCTGCCCTCCTGGAATGGAGCTTACTGAGGCTGATGTTCAGCCTCAAATGACCCGGAGACGTCCCGGTCAGAGCGCTTTGACGACCCCTAGAAATGAGAAGGACCGCGTGGAAATCCAGTCGGGAACGGAATTCGGTGTCACCCTCGGTACCCCAATTGGCATGATAGTCCGCAACGAGGACCAGAGACCCAAGGACTACGGTGGCAGCACAATGGACTTGTACCCTCGCCCCAGCCATGCCGACTTCACCTACCTCGAAAAGTATGGCGTCAAGGctagtagtggtggtggccGCAGCAGTGCTCGTGAGACAATCG GCCGTGTCGCCGCTGGAGCTATTGCTGAGAAGTACCTGCGTCTCTCCCACGGCGTTGAGATCGTCTCCTTCGTCTCCTCCGTCGGCAACGAGCACCTCTTCCCTCCCACCCCTGAGCACCCCTCCCCTGCCACCAATCCCGAATTCCTGAACCTCATTGAGAACATCAGCCGCGAAACCGTCGACTCCTTCGTGCCGACCCGCTGCCCCAACCAAGAAGCCGCAGCCCGCATGACCAAAGTCATCGAGCAATTCCGCGACAACCAAGACAGCATCGGCGGCACCGTAACGTGCGTGATCCGCAACGTGCCCGTCGGACTCGGCGAGCCCTGCTTCGACAAGCTCGAAGCCAAGCTCGCGCACGCCATGCTCAGCATCCCCGCAACAAAGGGCTTCGAAATCGGCTCAGGCTTCGGCGGCTGCGAAGTGCCCGGCTCCATCCACAACGATCCCTTCGTCGTCTCGGACGTTGAAACCCGCACCGGCACCGAAACGACCACCAAGCAGCGTTTgaccaccaagaccaacaaCTCCGGCGGTATCCAGGGCGGTATCTCCAACGGTGCCTCCATCTACTTCCGCGTCGCCTTCAAGCCCCCGGCCACCATCGGCCAGGCCCAAACGACCGCCTCCTACGGTCTCGAAGAGGGCACCCTCGAGGCCAAGGGCCGCCACGACCCCTGCGTCGTACCCCGTGCTGTTCCCATCGTCGAAACCATGTCCGCCCTCGTCATGATGGACGCCCTCATGGCCCAGTATGCTCGTGAGAGCGCGAAGAACTTGCTCCCTCCTCTGCCTAAGACTATTCCGACTCATCCTACGGTTAAGCCTGGCTCCGCATGA
- a CDS encoding putative lipoyltransferase and lipoate-protein ligase codes for MRPLRRGSCLLSSLRTPTWLAPALRPVFVRYNSSFSSDQFAQLARRESSQHQIYQSFSTNPYVNLSIEHFLLENAPPDSSILFLYINQPCVVIGRNQNPWHETNLLALQNDREPITREKNDNGALLVRRRSGGGAVYHDEGNLNYSVISPRTTFTRNKHAEMVVRALHRVGATNTSVNDRHDIVMSTGQPQPRKISGSAFKLTRHRALHHGTCLLDTPNINRLGSFLRSPARDYIKAKGVESVRSPVANVSSVFVDAMMPFSIERVMASIVEEFAQMYQVDADAVRRAQRAHVLEPELYAGNTWVAGAVGESQGYGEPDIKKGIDELMSLEWKYTQTPQFIFSTYPIEDDPRERLPLPSTLPPATRVFLRLKHGAIIESHISTSGDASEASEQAARVHEALNGRKLHEITPAQWREVLLDRLGADVEDKSLVELAKFIGSKLGWDTSS; via the exons ATGCGCCCCCTCCGACGAGGCTCATGCCTACTATCATCTCTCCGAACACCAACATGGTTGGCTCCAGCGCTTCGCCCTGTCTTCGTACGATATaattcctctttctcctccgaTCAGTTTGCCCAGCTCGCCAGACGCGAATCCTCCCAGCACCAGATTTATCAGTCTTTCTCAACAAACCCATATGTCAACTTATCAATTGAACATTTCCTGCTAGAAAATGCTCCACCAGACTCGAGCATCCTCTTCCTATACATCAACCAGCCATGTGTCGTGATCGGACGAAACCAAAACCCGTGGCATGAGACCAACCTCCTCGCCCTTCAGAATGATCGCGAACCAATCACCCGAGAGAAGAATGACAACGGCGCGCTTCTTGTACGCCGAAGATCCGGCGGAGGCGCCGTCTACCATGACGAAGGCAACCTGAACTACAGCGTGATCTCACCCCGGACAACATTCACCCGAAACAAGCACGCAGAGATGGTAGTGCGGGCACTGCATCGCGTCGGAGCTACAAACACAAGTGTCAACGATCGTCACGACATCGTCATGTCGACCGGACAACCACAGCCTCGAAAAATCTCCGGCTCAGCCTTCAAATTGACCAGGCATCGCGCGCTTCACCATGGAACATGTCTGTTGGACACACCAAATATCAACCGGCTGGGCTCCTTCCTGCGATCGCCGGCTCGGGACTATATCAAAGCTAAGGGTGTGGAGAGTGTTCGGTCCCCGGTGGCCAATGTCTCGTCTGTCTTTGTGGATGCTATGATGCCTTTCTCTATCGAGCGCGTCATGGCTAGTATTGTTGAGGAGTTCGCCCAGATGTATCAAGTGGATGCCGATGCTGTGCGCCGTGCGCAACGGGCTCATGTCCTTGAACCGGAGTTGTATGCGGGTAATACCTGGGTTGCGGGCGCGGTAGGGGAATCTCAGGGCTACGGAGAGCCTGATATTAAGAAGGGTATCGATGAATTGATG TCCTTGGAGTGGAAATACACCCAAACACCTCAgttcatcttctccacgTACCCAATCGAAGACGATCCACGTGAAAGGCTTCCTCTACCATCCACGTTGCCGCCTGCG ACACGTGTGTTTCTCCGCCTGAAACACGGCGCTATCATCGAGAGCCATATCTCGACCTCTGGAGATGCGTCTGAAGCTTCCGAGCAGGCTGCACGCGTGCACGAGGCTTTAAACGGCCGTAAGCTCCACGAGATCACACCGGCTCAGTGGCGTGAGGTTTTGCTGGACCGACTTGGTGCTGATGTAGAGGACAAGAGTTTAGTAGAACTTGCTAAGTTTATCGGGAGTAAGCTTGGCTGGGATACTAGCTCGTGA
- a CDS encoding major facilitator superfamily domain-containing protein, with protein MGFFGKKDPSGDEIIEAPVMSDPEKQQPVHHDDAQTALPQIPPAVVNIDPAIEARILRKLDLRVPTLMGFLYLLSLLDRSNIGNAKIAGMEEDLNLTGNRYSWLLTIFYISYVVFEFAAFMWKVMPPHQWAAITVLSWGIVATCQAAVQNWEGLMALRFLLGMSEAAFGPGTPYLLSFFYRRHELGFRCGLFVSAAPLANTFAGALAYGITSGHSKLANWRLLFLVEGSPSLLAAILAWRFLPDSPSKARFLTEEEKEVARARSLQQSGERERSTKINWKELAETLTDAKAWLTALMYFSCNVSFSSLPVFLPTILKDMGFTSINAQGLTAPPYFASFLVTIATTWIADRLQQRGLMLVILSLIGAVGYVLLAVCTSVGARYAGVFLAAIGVFPCIANILPWALNNQGSDSRRGMGIVILNIIGQCGPFLGTNVFPESDGPRYIRGQSICAAFMFFTMILALTLRTLLVWENRRLDKQHGTQAEREARGWNKGENVAEENYGAGFRNGIRFSITDIPPHTARTMPTVYQDRAGISLYDAQFSGGSRGPIPQDIIEQVVDRLVQFQITCYDFGVPPQNIYVLATEATRTAPNSEEFRARIKDRTGWEVRLLSKEDEGRIGALGIASSASSAAGLAMDLGGGSTQITWVVEKDGVVTTSPKGSFSFPYGAAALTKRLEQAKAEGKKAEKALKQEMIKNFQEAYRALEVPEFLLETAKSLGRFDLYLCGGGFRGWGYVLMKQHKVDPYPIPIINGFRVRREDFHDTVSVLDSVSDSDEKIFGVSKRRASQIPAVAVLVNVIMDALPDITHIQFCQGGVREGFLFDLMPQEIRAQDPLLAASLPYASPSNAAIRGLLTAALPSTSSPMESRHAPVSFTPQLLGALANLLFAHSRVPRESRSAVALHSTTTGILASVNTLSHTERALIALILCERWAGDLAPTDEVFHRQLSRCVSKQEAWWCQYLGRVATLIGDVHPSGRVSDMHWRIRLETEWESIVKKKDECDMLRLKVKCNNDVAVAAFSLDSLQERAEKVEKVGKKKNWIKDYGVRVGVTIIC; from the exons ATGGGATTCTTTGGCAAGAAAGACCCTTCTGGTGACGAGATCATAGAGGCTCCGGTAATGAGCGATCCAGAGAAGCAGCAGCCAGTCCATCACGATGACGCGCAAACCGCCCTTCCTCAGATTCCTCCGGCAGTGGTAAACATTGACCCTGCCATTGAAGCGCGTATATTAAGAAAACTCGATCTAAGAGTTCCCACTCTCATGGGATTTCTAT AtctactttctcttcttgatCGAAGTAATATTGG AAATGCGAAGATCGCagggatggaggaggaccTGAATCTCACCGGAAATCGCTATTCCTGGCTCTTAACGATCTTTTACATTTCATATGTCGTGTTCGAGTTTGCGGCGTTCATGTGGAAGGTTATGCCGCCTCACCAATGGGCAGCCATTACTGTTTTGTCCTG GGGCATTGTGGCAACATGTCAAGCCGCGGTCCAGAACTGGGAGGGACTCATGGCTTTGCGGTTTCTGCTTGGCATGTCAGAGGCTGCATTTGGTCCCGGAACTCCTTATTTACTGTCTTTCTTCTATCGCCGTCATGAGCTCGGCTTCCGGTGTGGGCTATTCGTATCAGCCGCCCCTCTGGCGAATACATTTGCCGGTGCTCTAGCGTATGGAATTACTTCAGGACATTCCAAGTTAGCAAACTGGAGATTGCTATTTCTTGTGGAGGGAAGCCCGTCATTACTGGCTGCTATCCTAGCCTGGCGGTTTTTACCCGATAGCCCTTCGAAAGCCCGGTTTTtgaccgaagaagaaaaagaggtTGCGCGAGCAAGAAGTCTTCAGCAGAGTGGCGAACGCGAACGGTCGACTAAGATCAATTGGAAAGAATTAGCCGAAACACTGACTGATGCAAAGGCTTGGTTAACCGCG TTGATGTACTTCAGCTGCAACGTgagcttttcttcgcttccGGTGTTCCTTCCCACGATCCTGAAGGACATGGGGTTCACTTCGATCAACGCCCAAGGGCTTACGGCTCCGCCCTATTTCGCTTCTTTCTTGGTCACGATTGCCACCACCTGGATTGCTGATCGATTGCAACAACGTGGCTTGATGCTTGTAATCCTGTCTCTGATCGGAGCTGTTGGCTATGTTCTCCTTGCCGTCTGCACGTCAGTTGGCGCGCGTTACGCAGGCGTGTTCCTCGCTGCTATAGGTGTTTTCCCTTGCATCGCAAATATTCTCCCGTGGGCTCTCA ATAACCAAGGCTCGGATTCACGACGTGGAATGGGTATTGTcatcctcaatatcatcgGCCAATGCGGGCCCTTTCTGGGAACAAACGTATTCCCAGAAAGCGACGGACCGCGCTACATCCGCGGACAATCCATTTGTGCAGCCTTCATGTTCTTCACCATGATTCTGGCGCTCACTCTACGAACCCTTCTGGTATGGGAGAACCGCCGCTTAGACAAGCAGCATGGTACGCAGGCCGAGAGGGAAGCGCGGGGATGGAATAAAGGGGAAAACGTCGCAGAAGAAAACTATGGAGCTGGATTCCG CAATGGAATCCGCTTCTCCATCACCGACATTCCACCCCATACAGCTCGGACAATGCCCACAGTTTACCAGGACCGAGCGGGCATTTCTCTCTACGATGCCCAGTTCTCCGGTGGCTCGCGGGGCCCCATCCCGCAGGACATTATAGAGCAGGTGGTGGACCGATTGGTCCAGTTCCAGATTACGTGTTATGATTTTGGGGTTCCTCCACAGAATATTTATGTGCTTGCTACGGAGGCGACGCGGACCGCGCCAAATTCTGAGGAATTCCGTGCGCGGATCAAGGACCGGACGGGGTGGGAGGTGCGTCTGCTGTCTAAGGAGGATGAGGGGAGGATTGGGGCGCTGGGGATCGCTAGCAGTGCTTCCTCTGCAGCTGGGCTGGCGATGGATCTGGGTGGTGGCAGTACGCAGATTACGTGGGTTGTTGAGAAGGATGGGGTGGTTACTACCAGTCCCAAGGGTTCGTTCAGTTTCCCTTACGGGGCAGCGGCGTTGACGAAGCGGTTGGAGCAGGCGAAGgctgaagggaagaaagcaGAGAAGGCATTGAAGCAGGAAATGATCAAGAACTTCCAAGAGGCGTATCGGGCTCTTGAAGTTCCTGAGTTTCTGCTAGAGACGGCGAAGTCGCTGGGAAGGTTTGATTTGTACCTCTGTGGAGGTGGGTTCAGGGGTTGGGGCTACGTGCTCATGAAGCAGCATAAGGTTGATCCTTATCCGATTCCCATCATTAATGGGTTTCGGGTGCGCAGAGAAGACTTCCATGATACTGTTTCTGTGTTGGATTCGGTCTCCGACTCCGATGAGAAGATATTCGGTGTTTCGAAGCGACGGGCTTCACAGATCCCTGCAGTGGCTGTCCTGGTCAATGTCATAATGGACGCCTTGCCGGATATTACACACATCCAGTTCTGCCAGGGAGGTGTCCGGGAGGGTTTCCTCTTCGACCTGATGCCCCAGGAGATTCGTGCACAAGATCCGCTGCTGGCGGCAAGCTTGCCATATGCGTCTCCATCCAATGCAGCGATTAGAGGACTACTGACTGCCGCGTTGCCTTCGACGTCTTCGCCCATGGAATCTCGTCATGCACCAGTTTCATTCACCCCTCAATTACTTGGTGCGCTCGCAAACTTGCTTTTTGCCCATTCCCGAGTGCCGCGCGAATCGCGTTCGGCTGTCGCATTGCATAGTACTACGACCGGAATCCTAGCTTCGGTAAATACACTATCACACACCGAACGTGCCCTGATTGCCTTGATACTCTGTGAGCGCTGGGCAGGGGACCTTGCACCCACCGATGAAGTATTTCACCGGCAATTGAGCCGGTGTGTCTCTAAGCAGGAGGCATGGTGGTGTCAGTACTTGGGTCGGGTAGCGACCCTAATTGGAGACGTGCATCCATCCGGCCGCGTGTCGGACATGCATTGGAGGATCCGATTGGAAACTGAATGGGAATCcattgtgaagaagaaagacgagTGCGATATGCTGCGTCTCAAAGTGAAATGCAACAACGATGTGGCTGTCGCCGCGTTCTCTCTTGACAGCTTACAGGAAAGGGCGGAGAAAGTCGAGAAagttggaaagaaaaagaactgGATCAAGGATTATGGAGTGCGAGTGGGGGTAACGATTATTTGCTAA
- a CDS encoding uncharacterized protein (uncharacterized protein conserved in bacteria-domain containing protein), producing the protein MAPVLKKYKAAAVNAEPGCWKGWLQVHCFPRAFRSPFRTRRDFQDACRALLDPLVPRFTAGCSRVKIGSSTTRFDEGGAQIEGFARPLWGLAALLGGGYQYPEAVRWYQGLINGTDPHSPEYWGDIEDLDQRMVEMCPLGFALAVAPHVFWDPLTIQQKHNVANWLASINEREMPNTNWLWFRVFANLGLRRNGAPYSLPRIEADMDHLDTFHVGGGWSNDGPKSHHQMDYYSGSFAIQFLQLLYSRLAADFDPQRAERYRERARQFALDFVYYFDADGAAIPFGRSMTYRFAMAGFWGALAFADVAPPAPLTWGVVKGLLLRHFRWWATQEDMFSSDGTLNLGYSYANMYLTENYNSPGSPYWCCLSFVPLVLGETHPFWAAKEEPYPIASLSPVAALQYPKHIVVHRGGHSFLLSSGQACHYPLKATQAKYGKFAYSASFGYSVPTGSYQLEQHAPDSMLALSEDGGDIWQTRRLAINARIEYHDDTPVLASSWKPWSDVEVETYLIPPHEESENWHIRAHRVRTGRDLMTSEGAFAIYGCRSDNGRILGPLAERPSEGTLQESQKALTVSSVGAVGIVELQPGVDRAGRVVLADPNSNLMYGRTLLPSLGADLPSGSERWFVTAVFALPAHGDGDAWRQKWERLPVIPEWLKRVMESGGQ; encoded by the exons CCGATCACCTTTTCGCACCCGTCGCGATTTTCAAGACGCATGCCGGGCACTCCTTGATCCGCTCGTCCCGCGCTTTACAGCGGGATGCAGTCGAGTCAAGATAGGATCGTCAACGACCCGTTTCGACGAAGGTGGTGCCCAGATTGAGGGCTTCGCGCGACCCTTGTGGGGTCTAGCTGCTCTACTGGGAGGCGGATATCAATACCCAGAGGCAGTGCGTTGGTACCAGGGACTCATCAACGGGACGGATCCCCACAGTCCAGAGTACTGGGGAGATATAGAGGATCTCGACCAGCGCATGGTGGAAATGTGTCCCCTCGGGTTTGCGTTGGCGGTCGCTCCGCATGTATTCTGGGATCCGTTGACGATTCAGCAAAAACACAATGTTGCGAATTGGTTGGCTAGTATTAATGAGCGTGAAATGCCCAATACGAACTG GTTGTGGTTCCGGGTGTTTGCCAACCTGGGTCTGAGGAGAAACGGAGCACCTTATTCGCTCCCCCGTATCGAAGCTGATATGGACCACTTGGACACCTTCCATGTTGGTGGAGGATGGAGCAACGACGGCCCAAAGAGTCACCATCAGATGGATTACTACTCCGGCTCGTTTGCTATCCAATTCTTGCAGTTACTTTATTCGAGACTGGCCGCCGATTTTGACCCGCAACGGGCTGAACGGTATCGAGAACGGGCGAGACAATTTGCCCTTGATTTCGTGTACTATTTTGACGCAGATG GAGCCGCCATCCCTTTCGGAAGGTCCATGACATATCGATTCGCCATGGCTGGGTTCTGGGGAGCGCTTGCCTTTGCGGACGTCGCGCCCCCGGCACCACTCACCTGGGGTGTTGTCAAGGGCCTTCTCTTGAGACATTTCCGTTGGTGGGCAACCCAAGAGGACATGTTCAGCAGCGACGGAACGCTGAATCTCGGATATTCATACGCGAACATGTACCTGACAGAGAACTACAATTCTCCTGGCTCACCCTACTGGTGTTGCCTTTCATTTGTCCCTCTGGTACTGGGAGAAACACACCCATTCTGGGCAGCCAAGGAGGAGCCATACCCAATTGCCTCCCTCTCACCCGTTGCAGCGCTCCAGTATCCCAAGCACATCGTAGTCCACCGTGGCGGACATTCATTCCTGCTCTCCTCCGGACAAGCCTGCCACTACCCCTTAAAGGCAACTCAGGCAAAGTACGGCAAATTCGCTTACAGCGCATCCTTTGGGTACTCCGTTCCGACAGGCTCTTACCAACTGGAACAACATGCCCCAGACAGTATGCTAGCACTCTCCGAAGACGGAGGAGACATCTGGCAAACACGGCGACTGGCGATAAACGCACGCATCGAATACCACGATGATACCCCCGTGCTAGCCTCCTCCTGGAAACCCTGGTCAGACGTGGAAGTAGAAACGTACCTGATTCCTCCCCACGAAGAAAGCGAGAACTGGCATATCCGTGCGCACCGCGTTCGCACAGGACGAGATCTTATGACGTCCGAAGGCGCCTTCGCCATCTACGGGTGTCGGAGCGATAATGGCCGGATTCTGGGACCTTTAGCGGAACGGCCCTCCGAGGGGACCTTGCAGGAATCTCAGAAGGCGCTCACAGTTTCCTCGGTTGGGGCTGTGGGCATTGTAGAGTTACAGCCCGGTGTTGATCGGGCTGGAAGGGTGGTCCTCGCTGATCCTAACTCGAACCTCATGTACGGCCGCACTCTGTTGCCTTCTCTGGGGGCTGATCTGCCCTCGGGATCTGAGCGTTGGTTTGTGACTGCTGTCTTTGCTTTGCCTGCccatggggatggggatGCATGGCGGCAGAAGTGGGAACGACTGCCAGTCATTCCGGAGTGGTTGAAGCGGGTTATGGAGAGTGGTGGTCAGTGA
- a CDS encoding thiazole biosynthesis enzyme Sti35: MSPPAAIYEPTVAATGLKGKVVVPETVPVEGASQTKLLDHFGGKWDEFKFAPIRESQVSRAMTRRYFEDLDKYAESDVVIVGAGSCGLSTAYVLAKARPDLKIAIVEASVSPGGGAWLGGQLFSAMVMRRPAEVFLNELGVPYEEDANPNYVVVKHASLFTSTLMSKVLSFPNVKLFNATAVEDLITRPTENGNPQIAGVVVNWTLVTLHHDDHSCMDPNTINAPVIISTTGHDGPFGAFCAKRLVSMGSVDKLGGMRGLDMNSAEDAIVKNTREVTKGLIIGGMELSEIDGFNRMGPTFGAMVLSGVKAAEEALKVFDERQRECAE, translated from the exons ATGTCTCCTCCAGCTGCCATCTACGAACCCACTGTGGCCGCTACCGGCCTCAAGGGTAAGGTCGTGGTTCCTGAGACCGTCCCCGTTGAGGGAGCTTCTCAGACCAAGCTGTTGGACCATTTCGGTGGCAAGTGGGACGAGTTCAAGTTCGCCCCTATCCGCGAAAGCCAGGTCTCTCGTGCCATGACCAGACGTTACTTTGAGGACCTGGACAAGTACGCTGAAAGTGACGTTGTCATTGTTGGTGCTGGTTCCTGCGGCCTGAGCACTGCGTACGTCTTGGCCAAGGCTCGTCCGGACCTGAAGATTGCTATCGTCGAGGCCAGCGTCTCTCCTG GTGGCGGTGCCTGGTTGGGTGGCCAACTCTTTTCTGCTATGGTCATGCGCCGTCCCGCGGAAGTCTTCCTGAACGAGCTGGGTGTTCCTTACGAAGAGGACGCAAACCCCAACTACGTTGTCGTCAAGCACGCCTCCCTGTTTACCTCGACACTCATGTCGAAGGTTCTCTCCTTCCCCAATGTCAAGCTCTTCAATGCTACCGCTGTTGAGGACTTGATCACCCGTCCGACCGAGAACGGCAACCCCCAGATTGCTGGTGTTGTCGTCAACTGGACGCTGGTCACCCTTCACCACGATGATCACTCCTGCATGGACCCCAACACTATCAACGCTCCTGTCATCATCAGTACCACTGGTCACGATGGGCCATTCGGCGCCTTCTGTGCGAAGCGCTTGGTGTCCATGGGCAGCGTCGACAAGCTAGGTGGCATGCGTGGTCTCGACATGAACTCGGCCGAGGATGCCATCGTCAAGAACACCCGCGAGGTTACTAAGGGCTTGATCATCGGCGGTATGGAGCTGTCTGAAATTGATGGCTTTAACCGCATGGGCCCTACCTTCGGTGCCATGGTTCTCAGTGGTGTCAAGGCTGCCGAGGAGGCATTGAAGGTGTTCGATGAGCGTCAGCGCGAGTGTGCTGAGTAA
- a CDS encoding uncharacterized protein (fungal domain of unknown function-domain containing protein), whose amino-acid sequence MDDPATRVPGQLLPHMHLVSRHRFPLMHMMPTDTVVEYLLGAPKIVREAQPMHWTFLDGPQDGTVMLTWQPLNHLGTNFASDGYVWADVEQAFTFEARGYLVEMWLHRSGYHPPNETMAIHCRRRYRLLPSKNPNPNMPPPDPSLWIVHYSRAPPTEHIPANRIHVLPQVQSMLGQRRFLQSQGQLARKDFMLHDRNNWPTINFPPQVAPQGFAQVPPAYPSAMVGRQPFYPQPGSGVPAPAGGAPAKAPRGHRASSAAVNAATADFALEDEDVSAGDMMDLLTPREVSKMRYQQHHEWMEEIFASPYAISQITPVSLGLGRKGELESLTAGFFDAPSGPTSGESKDAADSAQATKMEPAKAEEFADRVAKKVADMTAEIEKLKKRHARRMEKFNRTSLLKDAELRLREAAADPNATGTEIWRLEGRIEIPSEGDETQTPPASEPKAKYRVDDVVKELETSWKKQIVPEPKVSCVQKGGLLEKIEPEQKLEAPADGDIDMGHADSHLLDQFGSPPPSGPVQGSAPIAQELAAPAHVPGVSEVPGINAPAPLQTTAAVPQQSVTMSGMDVEMDMGNAPPANTAAGETGDWVMVNDEKKDQGDKPAVGDAPLHGIETPGSGLQGLTPGNTGGDTGLDGANFDFTNMDSAGDALAAYTEQNEVLDLPDLENSAFGDAFHASDNENTHHHDADDMA is encoded by the exons ATGGACGACCCAGCGACCCGTGTCCCCGGGCAGTTG CTGCCGCATATGCACCTGGTGTCGCGACACCGATTCCCGCTGATGCATATGATGCCCACCGACACCGTTGTCGAATACCTCCTTGGCGCGCCTAAGATTGTACGGGAGGCGCAGCCGATGCATTGGACTTTCTTGGATGGACCTCAAGATGGGACTGTCATGCTCACCTGGCAGCCCCTGAACCATTTAGGAACGAACTTCGCCAGTGATGGTTACGTGTGGGCCGATGTCGAACAGGCCTTCACCTTCGAAGCTCGCGGCTAC TTGGTGGAAATGTGGCTGCACCGCAGTGGCTACCACCCGCCAAACGAGACAATGGCGATCCATTGCCGTAGACGCTACCGGTTGCTGCCTTCGAAGAACCCCAACCCGAACATGCCCCCGCCCGACCCGTCGTTATGGATCGTTCACTACTCAAGAGCACCTCCTACCGAGCATATTCCGGCCAATAGAATTCATGTGCTCCCTCAAGTCCAAAGCATGCTCGGCCAACGTCGTTTCCTGCAAAGCCAAGGCCAGCTTGCCCGCAAAGACTTTATGCTGCACGACCGCAATAACTGGCCGACGATCAATTTCCCCCCACAGGTTGCCCCCCAGGGTTTCGCGCAAGTTCCACCGGCATACCCGAGTGCTATGGTCGGCCGTCAACCGTTCTATCCCCAGCCTGGTTCAGGTGTGCCCGCGCCGGCAGGAGGAGCACCGGCCAAGGCGCCCCGCGGACACCGCGCTTCGTCGGCTGCAGTGAATGCTGCCACTGCCGATTTTGCTctcgaggatgaggatgtttcCGCAGGCGATATGATGGATCTTCTTACCCCACGGGAAGTGAGTAAGATGAgatatcaacaacaccatGAATGGATGGAAGAGATCTTTGCTTCACCGTACGCCATTAGCCAGATTACCCCCGTCTCTCTTGGGTTGGGTCGCAAAGGGGAGTTGGAGTCGTTGACGGCGGGCTTCTTCGATGCGCCTTCCGGACCTACTAGTGGGGAATCTAAAGATGCGGCCGATTCTGCCCAGGCTACCAAAATGGAGCCTGCGAAGGCGGAGGAGTTTGCCGATCGTGTTGCGAAGAAGGTGGCGGACATGACTGCGGAGattgagaagctgaagaagcggCATGCGCGCCGGATGGAGAAGTTTAACCGTACCTCATTGCTTAAAGACGCGGAACTCCGACTCCGGGAAGCGGCGGCAGATCCGAACGCCACGGGGACTGAAATTTGGAGACTGGAAGGCCGCATTGAGATCCCCAGCGAAGGCGATGAGACTCAAACACCACCTGCTTCCGAGCCCAAGGCTAAGTATAGGGTGGATGACGTGGTCAAGGAGTTGGAAACCTCGTGGAAAAAGCAGATTGTGCCTGAGCCCAAGGTTTCTTGCGTCCAAAAAGGTGGCCTGTTAGAAAAGATTGAACCTGAACAGAAGCTAGAGGCTCCTGCAGATGGCGATATCGACATGGGGCACGCAGATAGCCATCTTCTCGATCAGTTTGGCTCTCCACCTCCCTCCGGCCCCGTTCAAGGAAGTGCGCCCATCGCTCAAGAACTAGCAGCGCCGGCACATGTACCAGGTGTCTCTGAGGTCCCTGGTATCAATGCTCCTGCGCCGCTGCAGACAACAGCTGCTGTGCCCCAGCAAAGTGTGACGATGTCCGGTATGGACGTTGAGATGGACATGGGCAATGCACCGCCCGCGAATACCGCCGCGGGTGAAACTGGGGATTGGGTGATGGTCAacgacgagaagaaggaccaAGGCGACAAGCCTGCCGTTGGTGATGCCCCTCTTCATGGGATTGAAACGCCAGGTAGCGGACTACAGGGGTTGACGCCTGGAAACACAGGGGGGGACACTGGTCTGGACGGGGCCAACTTTGACTTTACTAATATGGACAGTGCGGGCGATGCACTGGCGGCCTATACGGAGCAGAACGAAGTGCTAGATCTTCCGGACCTGGAAAACTCGGCGTTCGGGGACGCATTCCACGCGTCCGATAATGAAAACACCCACCATCATGATGCAGATGACATGGCTTAA